A stretch of DNA from bacterium:
AAAATTAGTTGGTGCTGTACCGATGCGGAAATTGCGGCTTACCGACAAAGGGAAAGCGTGGGCAGGCATCACGATTCGTGACCCCGAACTATTGGAAATAACCGAACGAATGATCGAAGCATTGCGCTGGCAAGGTCCTTGTGAACTTGAGTTTATGCGACATGAACAAACCGGTCAATATTTCCTTATCGAGATCAATCCCCGTTTCCCGTCATGGTGCTATTTGACCACCGGTTCGGGACAGAATTTACCCTATGCGGTGATGCAGCTTGCATTAGGTAATGATCCCGGTGTTCTTCCCGATTATCGAAGCGGAGTCACATTTGCTCGACATGCCGTCGATATTATTTGTGACTTAAAGGCGTTGGAAGGTTTGACTGTTCGCGGCGAAGTACTGTACCGCACCGAACGCGATGGGAAGGAGAATTTGTAACATGACATCCAGTACCGATACTGCCAAACACCGGAAAGAACTTTGGGAACACCCGACGATTGTTCGTCATGTGGTTGGATTGACCAACAAATTCGGACGCAGTCCGGCGACATTACCGTATGGCTCGATTGATGGTGTTCCAGTCAGTCAGATGGTAAAAGAATACGGTTCACCCCTCTATGTTATATCGGAATCGACGCTACGCCGAAAATACCGGATGTTCATGCAAGCGTTCGGACCGCGTTATCCACGGGTGCAGTTGGCATACAGCTACAAAACGAACTACCTCGATGCAATTTGTATGACCCTTCACAGTGAAGGCGCTTGGGCGGAAGTTGTCAGCGGTACCGAATATGAAATGGCAATCCGGAACGGAATTCCCGGACCACAGATCGTATTCAATGGACCACAAAAGAA
This window harbors:
- a CDS encoding ATP-grasp domain-containing protein, whose protein sequence is KLVGAVPMRKLRLTDKGKAWAGITIRDPELLEITERMIEALRWQGPCELEFMRHEQTGQYFLIEINPRFPSWCYLTTGSGQNLPYAVMQLALGNDPGVLPDYRSGVTFARHAVDIICDLKALEGLTVRGEVLYRTERDGKENL